Proteins found in one Pirellulales bacterium genomic segment:
- a CDS encoding DUF1553 domain-containing protein produces MALVYCAICCFASPARADDPQAAGIELFEKRIRPVLVRQCYECHSTDSKTIRAGLLVDSREGLRGGGDSGPAVVPGKPDESLLLEALRYEGFEMPPSGKLADDVIADFQKWIELGAPDPRDAGQPAPEVTDPLAARDYWSFQPIAMPDVPRPKQEAWGAGDLDRFVLARLEAAGLAPGVEATAPQLARRAYLDLIGLPPTVEELTAFETSFAADAERAWSDLIDRLLASPRYGERWGRHWLDLARYADSTGGGRSLLFGSSWRYRDYVIESFNADVPYDRFIVEQIAGDLLSAEDYRERQRQIVATAFLVLGPTNYEEQNKRQLRMDVVDEQIDTVGRVFLGMTIGCARCHDHKFDPIPTADYYALAGIFRSTHTLVHANVSNWVERELPLEPAAQQAWDDYRHQLAASTEGVEAQRVLVKKRRADLPIVTLDDSDAKLVGSWQTSASVKPYVGDGYRYASGKQASALYELAGRVKPGSYELRVSYTPHANRSKQTNVTVRHAAGTTEITLDQTKPPAVESLYVSLGKFSFTAESDAAVEIAAADEGGTVVVDAVQCLPAAVPDTARTDDAGQEGDAVGGETSKSDEQDFAAELAALADAERDLAAAEKQLKKLKSAAPPAPPKTMAIEDEQETGDYQVCIRGNIDRLGEVAPRGFLSVVEGDSATAAIPPGASGRLELARWIARSEHPLTSRVMVNRVWQHLFGQGIVRSADNLGTTGELPSHPELLDYLATRFSAEGWSVKRLIREIMLSRTYRLSSEPRDEVLTIDPDNRLLAYQNRRRLDAEVIYDSILVLGGKLDLAEHVGSTVREGTKSEYGYSFDVGLRGVYLPVFRNNLPDLFAVFDFPDPNLSIGTRTTSTLATQALFLMNSPFVVEQARGAAESLLAVEGLDDAARLDGWYRRALARAPSEKERRQALEFLRQEAEVEASAERALERWSAVCHAVLASIDFRYVD; encoded by the coding sequence GTGGCGCTGGTTTATTGCGCCATCTGCTGCTTCGCCAGCCCCGCCCGGGCCGACGATCCCCAAGCGGCGGGGATCGAGTTGTTCGAAAAGCGCATTCGTCCCGTGCTCGTGAGGCAATGCTACGAGTGTCACTCGACCGATTCCAAAACGATTCGCGCCGGCCTGTTGGTCGACTCGCGCGAGGGGTTGCGCGGCGGGGGGGATTCTGGTCCCGCGGTCGTGCCGGGCAAGCCAGACGAGAGCCTGTTGCTCGAGGCCTTGCGTTACGAAGGGTTCGAGATGCCCCCGTCGGGCAAGCTGGCCGACGACGTCATCGCCGATTTCCAGAAGTGGATCGAGCTCGGAGCGCCCGATCCGCGCGACGCCGGCCAGCCGGCGCCAGAGGTGACCGATCCGCTCGCCGCGCGCGACTACTGGTCCTTTCAGCCGATCGCGATGCCTGACGTTCCTCGGCCGAAGCAGGAAGCCTGGGGGGCCGGCGATCTCGATCGCTTCGTGCTGGCACGTCTCGAGGCCGCGGGGCTCGCGCCCGGTGTGGAAGCGACCGCCCCGCAGCTTGCGCGGCGCGCGTATCTCGATCTGATCGGGCTACCTCCTACGGTCGAAGAATTGACGGCGTTCGAGACGTCCTTTGCCGCCGATGCCGAGCGGGCGTGGAGCGACCTGATCGATCGGTTGCTCGCCTCGCCACGCTATGGCGAACGTTGGGGTCGACACTGGCTCGATCTGGCCCGGTATGCCGATTCAACGGGGGGTGGGCGCTCGTTGCTCTTCGGCAGCTCGTGGCGCTATCGCGACTACGTGATCGAGTCGTTCAACGCCGATGTTCCCTACGATCGGTTTATCGTGGAGCAGATTGCCGGCGATCTATTGTCGGCAGAGGACTATCGCGAGCGGCAGCGGCAGATCGTCGCCACGGCGTTCCTGGTGCTCGGTCCGACAAACTACGAGGAGCAGAACAAGCGTCAGTTGCGGATGGACGTCGTCGACGAGCAGATCGACACCGTGGGGCGAGTTTTTCTGGGCATGACGATCGGCTGCGCCCGCTGCCACGACCACAAGTTTGATCCGATCCCCACGGCCGATTACTACGCCCTGGCGGGGATTTTCCGCAGCACGCACACGCTCGTGCATGCGAACGTCTCGAACTGGGTCGAGCGCGAGCTACCGCTGGAGCCGGCCGCGCAGCAGGCGTGGGACGATTACCGGCACCAATTGGCCGCCTCGACCGAAGGCGTGGAAGCGCAACGCGTACTGGTAAAGAAGCGGCGCGCCGATTTGCCCATCGTGACGCTCGACGACAGCGACGCGAAACTGGTGGGCTCGTGGCAAACGAGCGCGAGCGTCAAGCCCTATGTCGGCGATGGCTATCGCTATGCCAGCGGCAAGCAGGCTTCGGCCTTGTACGAATTGGCTGGACGCGTGAAGCCGGGGAGCTACGAGCTGCGCGTCTCGTACACGCCCCATGCGAATCGCAGCAAGCAGACGAACGTCACCGTCCGCCACGCGGCGGGCACCACGGAAATCACGCTCGACCAGACCAAGCCGCCGGCCGTCGAGTCGCTGTATGTCTCGCTGGGCAAGTTTTCGTTCACGGCGGAGTCAGATGCGGCCGTCGAAATTGCCGCCGCGGACGAGGGGGGAACCGTGGTGGTCGATGCCGTGCAATGCCTGCCGGCCGCCGTGCCGGATACGGCACGCACGGACGATGCCGGGCAGGAGGGAGACGCCGTCGGGGGAGAAACCTCGAAGTCGGACGAGCAAGACTTTGCCGCCGAGCTGGCGGCACTTGCCGACGCGGAGCGGGACTTGGCGGCTGCCGAGAAGCAGCTCAAGAAATTGAAGTCCGCCGCGCCCCCCGCTCCACCCAAGACGATGGCCATCGAGGACGAGCAGGAGACGGGGGATTACCAGGTTTGCATTCGAGGCAATATCGATCGCCTGGGAGAGGTCGCGCCGCGCGGCTTCCTGAGCGTGGTCGAAGGGGATTCGGCTACGGCGGCGATTCCCCCCGGCGCGAGCGGTCGCTTGGAACTGGCTCGCTGGATTGCCCGATCCGAGCATCCCCTTACGTCGCGGGTCATGGTGAACCGCGTGTGGCAGCATCTTTTCGGGCAGGGGATCGTGCGTTCGGCCGACAACCTTGGTACGACGGGGGAGTTGCCCTCGCATCCCGAATTGCTCGACTACCTTGCGACTCGCTTCAGCGCCGAGGGATGGTCCGTCAAACGGTTGATTCGCGAGATCATGCTCTCGCGGACCTATCGTCTGTCGAGCGAGCCGCGCGACGAGGTGTTGACCATCGATCCCGACAATCGTCTGCTGGCGTATCAGAATCGTCGACGGCTCGATGCCGAGGTGATCTACGATTCGATTCTGGTGCTCGGCGGCAAGCTCGACCTGGCCGAGCACGTTGGTTCCACGGTGCGCGAGGGGACGAAGAGCGAGTACGGCTACTCGTTCGACGTGGGCCTGCGGGGGGTGTATCTGCCGGTCTTTCGCAACAACCTGCCGGACCTCTTCGCCGTATTCGATTTTCCCGACCCGAACCTGTCGATCGGAACGCGGACGACGAGCACGCTGGCGACCCAGGCCTTGTTCTTGATGAACAGTCCCTTCGTCGTCGAGCAAGCGCGCGGGGCGGCTGAATCGCTGTTGGCGGTCGAAGGGCTCGACGACGCGGCGCGACTCGATGGGTGGTATCGGCGCGCCCTGGCGCGCGCCCCCAGCGAGAAAGAACGCCGGCAGGCGCTCGAGTTTTTGCGGCAGGAGGCCGAAGTAGAGGCGAGCGCCGAACGCGCGCTCGAGCGCTGGTCGGCCGTGTGTCATGCGGTGCTGGCGAGCATCGATTTTCGCTACGTGGATTGA
- a CDS encoding Do family serine endopeptidase, whose amino-acid sequence MPRIQLVPAKWLVRGTMSLVMFALVAVSPAVHAQDASEAAAHAKALSKAFRLAAEKMLPTVVKIRTQASPASLKDHGDVENPFRGTPFGDLFERQLERMPAREGVGSGVIIDSKGTILTNNHVVEGADELTVVLADGREYKAINPKTDPQTDIAVIQIEGAGSLPAAALGNSDELEIGDWVIAIGSPFELEQTVSAGIISGKGRELGAVERAKFLQTDAAINPGNSGGPLVNLDGEVVGINTAIASSSGGYQGIGFAIPINTAKWVVGQLIDRGSVQRAYLGVQIRELNLDVAEQLGLARNAGVLVAQVIPDSPADEAGFVDGDLIVRIAGTEVRKPRDLQEIVERMPLGSRQEVHVLRARQPVVLQVVLREMPNEVAKTATPAGRRTSPSTGRHVSNSAFGLAVAELTPELAARLGYEDVTGVLVTEVTPNGLADKKGLRPGTLIRRIGDKQVTGLQDFEQALEGTTPRSGIVVLIRLPNGAQDLIVLKQ is encoded by the coding sequence ATGCCTAGAATCCAACTTGTGCCCGCCAAATGGCTGGTTCGTGGGACGATGTCCCTGGTCATGTTCGCCCTGGTGGCCGTTTCGCCAGCGGTCCACGCTCAGGATGCGAGTGAAGCCGCCGCGCATGCCAAGGCACTGTCGAAGGCGTTTCGCCTCGCGGCCGAAAAGATGCTGCCCACGGTCGTCAAGATTCGCACGCAGGCGTCCCCCGCTAGTCTCAAGGACCACGGCGACGTCGAGAATCCCTTCCGAGGCACTCCGTTTGGCGACCTGTTCGAACGCCAGCTCGAGCGAATGCCGGCGCGCGAAGGGGTCGGCTCGGGGGTGATCATCGACTCGAAGGGGACCATCCTGACGAACAATCACGTCGTCGAAGGCGCCGATGAGCTGACGGTCGTCCTGGCCGACGGTCGCGAGTATAAGGCAATCAATCCGAAGACCGATCCGCAAACCGACATTGCCGTGATTCAAATTGAAGGGGCCGGATCGCTGCCGGCGGCCGCGCTGGGGAACTCCGACGAACTGGAGATCGGCGATTGGGTCATCGCCATCGGCAGTCCCTTCGAACTCGAACAAACGGTGAGCGCCGGCATCATCAGTGGCAAGGGACGCGAGCTGGGGGCCGTCGAGCGGGCCAAGTTTTTGCAGACCGACGCGGCCATCAACCCGGGCAACTCGGGCGGTCCCCTGGTGAATCTCGATGGCGAGGTGGTCGGCATCAACACGGCCATCGCCTCGAGCAGCGGGGGCTATCAGGGCATCGGTTTTGCCATTCCGATCAACACGGCCAAGTGGGTCGTCGGGCAACTTATCGATCGTGGCAGCGTGCAGCGCGCTTACCTGGGGGTGCAGATCCGCGAGTTGAATCTCGATGTGGCCGAGCAATTGGGGCTCGCTCGCAATGCGGGCGTGCTGGTCGCTCAGGTCATCCCCGACTCGCCGGCCGATGAAGCCGGCTTCGTCGATGGCGATCTGATCGTGCGCATCGCGGGGACCGAGGTGCGCAAGCCGCGCGATCTGCAGGAAATCGTCGAACGGATGCCCTTGGGAAGCCGTCAGGAGGTGCATGTCCTGCGCGCTCGACAGCCGGTTGTGCTGCAGGTCGTGCTGCGCGAGATGCCCAACGAAGTGGCCAAGACGGCCACACCCGCCGGACGGCGTACCAGCCCTTCGACGGGGCGGCACGTGTCGAATTCGGCATTTGGGCTGGCGGTGGCGGAATTGACGCCTGAACTGGCTGCTCGGCTGGGGTACGAGGACGTGACCGGCGTGCTGGTGACGGAAGTGACGCCGAATGGTCTGGCCGACAAGAAAGGCCTGCGGCCCGGCACCCTCATTCGTCGCATCGGCGACAAGCAGGTGACAGGGTTACAAGATTTCGAGCAGGCCCTGGAAGGTACTACACCGCGCAGCGGTATCGTCGTGCTGATTCGCCTACCCAATGGGGCGCAAGACTTGATCGTGCTCAAGCAGTAG
- a CDS encoding DUF1501 domain-containing protein: MACEHSVANRRRFLGTAACGFGSLAWAGLCVEARARDAQRAAPVLNPLAPREAMFPARAKRVIFLFMQGGPSHVDTFDYKPALEKYHGEKLDFRDARKLAQSGTSEKETVLKSPWKFRQYGQSGRWVSELFPHIARHVDDLCFVHSLHTQGVAHGPSTLFLHTGAMNLVRPSVGAWITYGLGSENENLPGFVTINPSSGNGGPRNYSNAFLPACYQGTAIGRAEQPAAEARFRHLGNELLAADQRRARFELLQGMNQAQLASRAADDEANAVFSSFELAWRMQSEAPDVVDLSNETAATLALYGIGEKVTDDYGRQCLLARRLAEAGVRYIQVNYGDNSSNPRWDQHSKIHLHADHARATDKPVAGLIADLKARGLLEDTLVWWGGEFGRNPFAQGTDGRDHNPSGFTHFLAGGGTRTGYAHGATDEFGHEAAIAKVHMHDLHATLLHLLGLDHERLTFNYAGRDFRLTDVEGRVVPELFA; encoded by the coding sequence ATGGCCTGCGAGCATTCGGTGGCGAACCGTCGGCGTTTTTTGGGCACGGCTGCCTGCGGATTCGGTTCTCTGGCCTGGGCCGGACTTTGCGTCGAAGCCCGGGCGCGCGATGCTCAGCGTGCCGCACCGGTGCTGAACCCGCTGGCCCCGCGCGAGGCGATGTTTCCGGCCCGGGCCAAGCGGGTGATTTTTCTCTTCATGCAGGGGGGACCCAGTCACGTCGACACGTTCGATTACAAGCCGGCGCTGGAGAAATATCACGGCGAGAAGCTCGACTTTCGCGATGCCCGCAAACTGGCGCAGAGTGGCACCTCGGAAAAAGAGACGGTGCTGAAGTCGCCGTGGAAGTTCCGCCAGTATGGCCAGTCGGGGCGCTGGGTTTCGGAACTGTTTCCGCACATTGCCCGGCACGTCGACGACCTGTGCTTTGTCCACAGCCTGCACACGCAGGGGGTGGCGCACGGCCCGAGCACGCTCTTCTTGCACACCGGCGCGATGAATCTCGTGCGTCCCTCGGTCGGCGCCTGGATCACGTATGGCCTGGGAAGCGAGAACGAGAATCTGCCCGGCTTCGTGACGATCAATCCCTCGTCGGGCAATGGCGGTCCGCGGAACTACTCGAACGCCTTTCTGCCGGCGTGCTATCAGGGGACCGCGATCGGTCGGGCGGAACAGCCCGCCGCGGAGGCGCGCTTCCGGCATCTAGGCAACGAACTGCTCGCCGCCGACCAGCGACGGGCACGTTTCGAGCTGCTGCAGGGGATGAACCAGGCGCAGCTCGCCTCGCGCGCGGCCGACGACGAGGCGAACGCCGTGTTCAGCTCGTTCGAGTTGGCATGGCGCATGCAGAGCGAGGCGCCCGACGTGGTCGATCTTTCGAACGAGACCGCGGCGACGCTGGCCCTGTACGGCATCGGCGAGAAAGTGACCGACGACTACGGCCGGCAGTGCCTGCTGGCGCGGCGGCTGGCCGAGGCGGGGGTGCGCTACATCCAGGTCAACTACGGCGATAACAGCTCGAATCCGCGTTGGGATCAGCACAGCAAGATTCATCTGCACGCCGACCATGCACGCGCCACCGACAAGCCGGTCGCCGGGTTGATTGCGGATCTTAAGGCGCGCGGGCTGCTCGAAGATACGCTCGTCTGGTGGGGAGGCGAGTTCGGCCGCAATCCGTTCGCCCAGGGCACCGACGGCCGCGATCACAATCCCAGCGGCTTTACGCATTTTCTGGCCGGGGGTGGCACGCGTACCGGCTACGCCCACGGCGCGACCGACGAGTTCGGCCACGAAGCGGCCATCGCCAAGGTCCACATGCACGACCTGCACGCCACGCTGCTGCACCTGCTGGGGCTCGACCACGAGCGGCTGACGTTCAACTACGCGGGGCGCGATTTCCGACTGACCGATGTGGAAGGGCGCGTGGTGCCGGAGCTGTTTGCGTAG
- a CDS encoding DUF1805 domain-containing protein: MPVELPQVDQRVIKTERGEALGMSCRWKGGQYCAIHTGRGLIGCGIYDVDIAGEFNLAVAIARGTPAKPLVHAEDLFEAKIVEVSEPARKMGIVPGMTGLEALDRMLTE, encoded by the coding sequence ATGCCGGTCGAACTTCCACAGGTCGATCAACGAGTGATCAAGACCGAACGGGGCGAGGCACTGGGCATGAGCTGCCGCTGGAAAGGTGGTCAATACTGCGCCATCCACACGGGACGTGGCTTGATCGGCTGCGGGATTTACGACGTCGACATTGCCGGCGAATTCAATCTCGCCGTCGCCATCGCCCGTGGCACGCCCGCCAAGCCACTCGTCCACGCCGAGGATTTGTTCGAGGCCAAGATCGTCGAAGTCAGCGAGCCCGCGCGAAAGATGGGCATCGTCCCCGGCATGACAGGCCTCGAAGCGCTCGATCGCATGCTGACCGAGTAG